A genomic segment from Glycine soja cultivar W05 chromosome 18, ASM419377v2, whole genome shotgun sequence encodes:
- the LOC114397146 gene encoding mitogen-activated protein kinase kinase kinase 3-like encodes MIFLKQINSSSSMLSFKGSPYWMAPEVVMNTNGNSLPVDIWSLGCTILEMETSKPPWNQYEGVAAIFKIGNSRDMPEIPEICLGSWVLELSSERPQNLLPQIATHTPHCFSLPHTPPYRCQ; translated from the exons ATGATTTTTCTGAAACAGATAAATTCTTCTTCCTCCATGCTTTCTTTCAAAGGGAGTCCATACTGGATGGCACCCGAG GTTGTAATGAATACAAATGGCAATAGTCTTCCTGTTGATATATGGAGTTTGGGATGCACAATTCTTGAAATGGAAACATCAAAGCCTCCTTGGAATCAGTATGAAGGG GTAGCTGCAATATTTAAAATTGGTAACAGCAGAGATATGCCTGAAATTCCTGAGATATGCCT tgGATCTTGGGTTCTTGAGCTCTCGTCTGAACGGCCTCAGAATCTGCTTCCCCAAATTGCCACCCACACCCCTCACTGCTTCTCCCTTCCCCACACCCCTCCCTATCGTTGCCAATAA